The proteins below come from a single Zea mays cultivar B73 chromosome 8, Zm-B73-REFERENCE-NAM-5.0, whole genome shotgun sequence genomic window:
- the LOC109941942 gene encoding uncharacterized protein: protein MSTPVSQLDTQFTDTQNKTPTTSVGKHGDGGKNMPTNTNVTPKATPHMDPDAPIFDATPQIKSTGGVQQVAETDLPDSGPCFDQTPSEHVYVETDPATNTPQVGQTSLDSEMQTVLALREYLCGLQSDTGRTIIDYGEYSATCSDIYESFADGKCLDNGFMQCFIQCVIHDAKNQQTSMGSNSLVLDVNVGSILNFEEQERHSRNPQPFDESVLHTLLDNSLPETDELDQCKAIMVPMVSRGHWTLYVVNKVKKWQKVTLG from the exons ATGTCTACTCCAGTTTCTCAGCTGGATACGCAGTTTACAGACACACAG AACAAAACACCTACAACCTCAGTG GGTAAACATGGTGACGGTGGCAAGAACATGCCGACCAATACAAACGTCACTCCTAAAGCAACACCACACATGGATCCTGACGCGCCGATATTTGATGCGACTCCGCAAATCAAG TCTACTGGCGGCGTACAACAAGTGGCAGAAACAGACTTGCCTGACAGTGGTCCATGCtttgatcagactccatctgaACAT GTTTATGTTGAAACCGATCCAGCTACAAACACTCCACAGGTTGGCCAGACTTCTCTTGATTCGGAGATGCAAACTGTGTTAGCTCTACGCGAATATTTGTGTGGTCTGCAATCTGACACCGGCAG GACCATAATAGATTATGGTGAATATTCAGCGACATGTTCTGACATATATGAATCTTTTGCCGATGGGAAGTGTCTCGACAATGGATTCATGCAGTGTTTCATCCAATGTGTTATTCATGATGCAAAAAATCAGCAGACTTCCATGGGTTCGAACAGTTTGGTTCTTGATGTTAATGTTGGG TCAATACTCAACTTTGAGGAACAGGAACGACACAGTCGCAATCCTCAACCTTTTGATGAATCTGTACTTCACACACTTCTAGACAATTCATTGCCTGAGACAGATGAGTTGGACCAATGCAAAGCG ATCATGGTCCCCATGGTAAGCAGGGGGCATTGGACATTGTATGTTGTCAACAAGGTCAAGAA GTGGCAGAAAGTTACCCTGGGCTAA